In Aestuariibaculum lutulentum, one DNA window encodes the following:
- a CDS encoding RagB/SusD family nutrient uptake outer membrane protein — translation MSLIIISCDNILDLDPQDTLTEDVFYQTAEDAVIAVNAAYDPFQNLFYYGFAYPILGNLAGGDAIKGGFGSGDQAAMLQFQDFTSDASNGRLNDYWKAIWPGVLRANVVLTKVPDIDMDEALKNRVLGEAKFIRALNYYNLTMTWGGLPIYDFVPTATTESLPRSSRADVLKFIEEDLLDAINLLPNASDYAPADVGRASKGSAQGLLARLYANSGRWGEASKIVDDIMASPASYALVPDYANNFNGEGDNNIETLFEIQYNTGSSPDQWSDNGQWNGNQIADTWGPIGTAEDAIFGWGFSAPSEDLVNSYEAGDLRLPATILQPGDEFLGDIFDPENSGHYANTGSMYGNVKYINPGASGAGSLDSPVNFKIIRFAEMLLVKAEALNEGANDQQNAVVYLDMVRERAGLADIQTTLGYLPGQSELRELIYKEMRIELALEATSYFNFVSRDLGSQMYGARGFKVGQDELFPIPQGALDINGWNPNPGY, via the coding sequence ATGTCGCTCATAATTATAAGTTGTGACAACATTCTAGACCTAGATCCTCAGGATACTTTAACCGAGGATGTTTTTTACCAAACCGCAGAGGATGCCGTGATTGCAGTTAATGCAGCTTATGATCCATTTCAGAATTTATTCTATTATGGTTTTGCCTATCCAATTCTTGGAAATCTTGCTGGAGGTGATGCCATTAAAGGTGGTTTTGGTTCTGGAGATCAAGCAGCTATGTTGCAATTTCAGGATTTTACATCTGATGCGTCTAATGGTAGATTAAATGATTATTGGAAAGCGATTTGGCCTGGTGTTTTAAGAGCTAATGTGGTTTTGACAAAGGTACCAGATATTGATATGGATGAAGCCTTGAAAAATAGAGTTCTAGGTGAAGCTAAATTTATTCGAGCCTTAAATTACTATAATTTAACGATGACATGGGGTGGTTTACCAATTTATGATTTTGTGCCAACTGCAACAACCGAATCATTACCTAGATCATCGAGAGCAGATGTATTAAAATTCATAGAGGAAGATTTATTAGATGCAATTAATTTGTTGCCAAATGCTTCAGATTACGCGCCTGCCGATGTAGGTAGAGCTTCCAAAGGTTCTGCCCAGGGGTTATTGGCTAGATTATATGCGAATTCAGGTCGCTGGGGAGAAGCTAGTAAAATTGTAGATGATATCATGGCGAGCCCTGCTAGTTACGCGTTAGTGCCAGATTATGCTAATAACTTTAATGGCGAAGGCGATAATAACATTGAGACATTATTTGAAATTCAATATAATACAGGTTCTAGTCCGGATCAATGGTCTGATAACGGACAATGGAATGGTAACCAGATAGCAGATACTTGGGGACCTATAGGAACTGCCGAAGATGCTATTTTTGGTTGGGGATTCTCAGCACCTTCTGAAGATTTAGTGAATTCATATGAAGCTGGAGATTTAAGGTTGCCGGCAACTATATTACAGCCAGGAGATGAATTTTTGGGAGATATCTTCGATCCTGAAAATTCTGGACATTATGCTAATACAGGAAGTATGTATGGTAACGTAAAATATATTAACCCAGGTGCTTCAGGAGCTGGTTCTTTAGATAGTCCGGTTAATTTTAAAATTATCCGTTTTGCCGAAATGTTGTTAGTTAAAGCAGAGGCACTTAATGAAGGCGCTAACGATCAACAAAATGCGGTAGTGTATTTAGATATGGTTCGTGAAAGAGCTGGATTGGCAGATATCCAAACAACTTTAGGTTACTTACCAGGTCAATCTGAATTAAGAGAACTAATCTACAAAGAAATGAGGATTGAATTGGCTCTTGAAGCTACATCTTACTTCAATTTTGTTAGTAGAGATTTAGGTTCTCAAATGTATGGGGCTAGAGGTTTCAAAGTAGGACAAGATGAGTTATTTCCAATTCCTCAAGGAGCCCTTGATATTAATGGTTGGAATCCAAATCCAGGTTATTAA
- a CDS encoding SusC/RagA family TonB-linked outer membrane protein, whose translation MKKLTHKRLCFFNLGVSNYKVKFAAVFLSAYCLNLNAVTLSENSNNHTVTKVVSDKQIKTPTQSQVIGTVTDENGVPLPGTNVLEKGTTNGAQTDFDGNFSLEVGKNAVLVVSYLGYITKEVPVNGQSKMTIVLKEDVSSLDEVVVIGYGTKSKRDITGAIASVGGDELKEQSVASFDQALSGRAAGVQVVQNSGAPGGGVSIRIRGVGTPGNSEPLYVIDGVPVFNDNNGRGISAGQSGNVLSTINPNDIESIDILKDASSAAIYGSRAANGVVLITTKRGKSGRTKVNIDVYGGIQTPARSVDVLDGPAYAQFINELEGTVPVNPADTNWFDEIYGSAPIRNAQVSISGGNEKSTYALSFGNFKQDGIVKNSDFERWSVRMNSDHKLGENNKIRVGNSFTASRTFENGTLTDDPNRGVTSLALVFPSVIPVYDENGDYAGPPSVGITFPRLNPMAIADKIIFENQKVRMLGNVYGEYDILNGLTYRLNLGADFLYGGSNNFNPGVAVPGGPPLPQLSQRFDSNELIFLVENTLTYNKTFNDAHNLNVLAGFTRQHSQYESHLGSRDGYITDNLYYLSAGTSNPNALGNGFEWGLQSYLGRLSYDYMGKYLFSASVRRDGSSRFGPGRKYGTFPSVSAGWRISDEAFFEPLTNVINDLKFKASWGKLGNQEVDPFQYSSILKNTASYVFGVDQSAVTGIYPGNLANPDVSWETTAQTDFGFDATLFDYALTIGFDYYKRETSDILLPIPVPSSFGYANNSVSVTPIVNAGTVVNKGIELSLGYRHQGDKVQWDVNANLTTVDNEVTSLGGGEPIFGGDGSTFQSITEVGGEIASYYGWVQEGIFQTQAEIDNSPTQDGAVPGDMKFADLNNDGVINEGDRKRLGSNIPDYIAGLQGSITYKNFDFSVSFQGVFGNEVYNNLNALASNFSSSANKYTVLYNSRWTGPGTSNSVPRVGQDNNNNYRVSSYSVWDGSFVRLKTMQIGYTLPEDIFNFIGATKVKVYASGQNLFTIDKYDIGLDPEVGSPDQNALFSGVDNGGYPQAKTFILGLNISF comes from the coding sequence ATGAAAAAATTGACACATAAGAGGTTGTGTTTTTTCAACCTTGGAGTTTCTAATTATAAGGTGAAGTTTGCAGCCGTGTTTCTATCGGCGTATTGCTTAAACCTTAATGCTGTTACACTTTCAGAAAATTCAAATAATCACACTGTCACTAAAGTTGTATCAGATAAACAAATCAAAACTCCAACACAGTCTCAGGTAATAGGAACGGTAACAGATGAAAATGGTGTACCTCTTCCGGGAACAAATGTTCTGGAAAAAGGTACAACTAATGGCGCACAAACCGATTTTGATGGGAATTTCTCGTTGGAGGTTGGAAAAAATGCTGTTTTAGTGGTTTCTTATTTAGGGTATATAACAAAGGAAGTACCTGTAAATGGACAATCTAAAATGACCATTGTATTAAAAGAGGATGTATCTTCTTTAGATGAGGTAGTGGTGATTGGATACGGTACAAAATCAAAAAGAGACATTACCGGAGCCATTGCATCGGTAGGAGGTGATGAACTTAAAGAACAAAGTGTTGCAAGTTTCGATCAGGCATTATCGGGTAGAGCCGCTGGAGTTCAGGTGGTACAAAACTCTGGAGCTCCAGGTGGAGGTGTTTCCATCAGGATTAGAGGGGTTGGTACTCCTGGAAATAGTGAGCCATTATATGTAATTGATGGTGTTCCAGTATTTAACGATAATAATGGCCGTGGTATTAGTGCAGGACAAAGTGGTAATGTATTGTCAACTATTAACCCTAATGATATTGAATCTATCGATATTTTGAAAGATGCGTCCTCTGCTGCAATATATGGTTCGAGAGCAGCGAATGGGGTGGTTTTAATTACTACAAAACGAGGTAAATCTGGTCGAACAAAAGTGAATATAGATGTTTATGGAGGTATTCAAACACCAGCACGTAGTGTTGATGTTCTTGATGGACCTGCATATGCACAATTTATAAATGAACTTGAAGGTACGGTACCTGTAAATCCAGCTGATACTAATTGGTTCGATGAAATTTATGGTTCAGCTCCTATTAGAAATGCACAAGTGTCTATTTCTGGTGGTAACGAAAAATCGACTTATGCTTTGAGTTTTGGTAATTTTAAGCAAGATGGTATTGTTAAAAATAGTGATTTCGAAAGATGGTCGGTAAGAATGAATAGTGACCATAAACTAGGAGAAAACAATAAAATAAGAGTAGGAAATAGTTTTACAGCGAGTAGAACGTTTGAGAATGGTACTTTAACGGATGACCCGAACAGAGGGGTTACTTCGTTAGCTCTTGTTTTTCCTTCAGTTATACCTGTTTACGACGAAAATGGAGACTATGCAGGGCCACCAAGCGTTGGAATCACTTTTCCTAGGTTAAACCCTATGGCAATTGCTGATAAGATTATTTTTGAAAATCAAAAGGTAAGAATGTTAGGAAATGTTTACGGAGAGTATGATATTTTAAATGGACTGACTTATCGTTTAAATTTGGGTGCTGACTTTTTATATGGTGGATCGAATAATTTTAACCCTGGTGTTGCGGTACCCGGAGGACCCCCATTACCACAACTATCGCAAAGATTCGATAGTAATGAACTTATTTTCTTAGTAGAAAACACATTAACATATAATAAAACCTTTAACGATGCTCACAACTTAAATGTTTTAGCGGGTTTTACAAGACAGCATTCGCAGTACGAATCACATTTAGGTAGTAGAGATGGTTATATAACAGATAATCTTTATTATTTATCGGCTGGTACTTCAAATCCTAATGCCTTAGGTAACGGGTTTGAGTGGGGTTTACAGTCTTATTTAGGACGTTTGTCCTACGATTATATGGGGAAATATTTATTCTCTGCTAGTGTAAGACGTGATGGGTCTTCTAGATTTGGCCCAGGTAGAAAATATGGAACGTTCCCTTCTGTTTCTGCAGGTTGGAGGATTTCAGATGAAGCATTTTTTGAGCCTCTAACAAATGTAATTAATGACCTTAAATTCAAAGCCAGTTGGGGTAAATTAGGAAATCAGGAAGTTGATCCTTTCCAGTACTCAAGTATATTAAAAAATACAGCAAGTTACGTATTCGGTGTAGATCAAAGTGCAGTTACGGGAATTTATCCTGGAAACTTGGCTAATCCAGATGTGTCTTGGGAAACAACAGCTCAAACCGACTTTGGTTTCGATGCCACGTTATTTGATTACGCTTTAACTATCGGATTCGATTATTACAAGAGAGAAACTTCAGATATCCTTTTGCCAATTCCGGTGCCATCATCTTTTGGATATGCTAACAATTCGGTTTCAGTAACACCTATTGTTAATGCTGGTACGGTTGTTAATAAAGGTATAGAATTATCTCTAGGTTACCGTCACCAGGGAGATAAGGTACAGTGGGATGTAAATGCCAATTTAACTACTGTTGATAATGAAGTTACTAGTTTAGGTGGAGGTGAACCTATTTTTGGTGGTGATGGAAGCACATTCCAATCCATTACCGAAGTAGGTGGAGAAATTGCTTCTTATTATGGATGGGTGCAAGAAGGTATTTTTCAAACTCAAGCTGAAATTGATAATTCACCTACTCAAGATGGAGCTGTTCCTGGAGATATGAAATTTGCCGATTTAAATAACGATGGTGTAATTAATGAAGGAGATCGTAAAAGATTGGGCAGTAATATTCCAGATTATATTGCAGGTCTTCAAGGAAGTATTACTTATAAAAATTTTGATTTTAGTGTCTCTTTTCAAGGTGTCTTCGGCAACGAAGTTTATAATAATTTAAACGCTTTGGCTTCTAATTTCTCAAGTTCAGCTAATAAATACACAGTATTATATAATAGCAGATGGACGGGACCAGGTACAAGTAATTCCGTACCAAGAGTTGGTCAAGATAACAATAACAACTATAGAGTGTCAAGCTATAGTGTTTGGGATGGTTCTTTTGTAAGATTAAAAACAATGCAAATTGGTTATACTTTACCGGAAGATATATTCAATTTCATTGGAGCTACTAAAGTTAAGGTATATGCTTCAGGGCAAAACTTATTTACTATTGATAAATATGATATTGGTTTAGATCCAGAGGTTGGTTCTCCTGATCAAAATGCATTGTTTTCAGGGGTAGATAATGGAGGGTATCCTCAAGCAAAGACGTTCATTTTAGGTTTAAATATTTCATTTTAA
- a CDS encoding alpha-galactosidase: MKILRHILFVSALILGLSSCKNEQNEFVLENDFLSRTITVQDNHLKTVKIENKVNGKILNPTNDKEFSLRISKGTDKIEGDKMLTSKDFKVVSISESKNTKSQNVTVHLVNQENLLQLTVNYELRNDKDYIHKYLTIISQNQITLERIDVEALDAKGAYQPYKLKEITTRVAAGWKPGLGQPLYDSETATFWGVEFPAATNAVVGNELHCGYLWGNTLKKGEEYTSYKSVIGVSDDYQYIDEAFYEYIDDIRIRPLRLQIQYNSWFDFYTNVNKENFKTSVLKVNDELVNKRDVNPLKAYVIDDGWQDSRRPESDWSDKVWKINDKFSSNLVDTYRVVDSLDAMLGVWLSPASILGALPMVEKMGDQGLEKLGRSMSMTGPKYMQMLEDRILELEKGGVSYFKFDGLFGHLNIRDFELKGRGTPSMPQLGVENLVENDSVLSDHKYDELKTYYLVNGTERLMAIFKKMHKVNPDVFVAITNGAYLSPWWLQYIDVVWMINAGDAAEGGTRTDELVYRDGVYYEIWNEENTKFPMSSLFNHEPKKVKTGEDQSIFKDYLLMNISRGTGFIELYLKTDVLSDSDWDVVAEGLKWSEEVFPVFKNVKMHGGNPKKLDVYGYAAWNENQGYISIHNPSNEKRAYAIKLDRVIGLKSEKGIYTLTSPVGEDTLDLKNLYNYGDSLKLELEPKEIRILNFNK; this comes from the coding sequence ATGAAAATATTAAGACACATATTATTTGTTAGTGCTTTGATCTTAGGATTAAGTAGTTGTAAAAATGAGCAAAACGAGTTTGTTTTAGAAAACGATTTTTTAAGCAGAACTATTACGGTACAAGATAATCACCTGAAAACGGTAAAGATTGAAAATAAGGTGAATGGAAAAATTCTTAATCCAACAAATGATAAAGAATTTAGTCTTAGAATATCAAAAGGGACAGACAAGATTGAAGGCGATAAGATGTTAACCTCAAAAGATTTTAAGGTTGTAAGTATCAGTGAGTCAAAAAATACTAAAAGTCAAAATGTGACTGTTCATTTAGTTAACCAAGAAAATCTATTGCAGCTAACCGTCAATTATGAATTGAGGAATGACAAAGATTATATACATAAATATTTAACGATTATTTCTCAAAATCAGATAACGCTAGAGCGTATCGATGTTGAAGCCTTAGATGCAAAAGGCGCATATCAGCCTTATAAACTAAAAGAAATTACCACAAGAGTAGCGGCAGGATGGAAACCAGGGTTAGGGCAACCTTTATACGATTCAGAAACGGCAACATTTTGGGGTGTTGAATTTCCAGCCGCTACAAATGCGGTCGTAGGTAATGAGTTGCATTGTGGTTATTTATGGGGTAATACCTTAAAAAAGGGAGAAGAGTATACATCTTACAAGTCGGTTATTGGCGTTTCCGATGATTATCAATACATAGACGAAGCGTTCTATGAGTATATAGATGATATAAGAATTCGCCCGCTACGCTTGCAAATACAGTACAATTCATGGTTTGACTTTTATACCAATGTCAATAAAGAGAATTTTAAAACAAGTGTATTAAAAGTTAATGATGAGTTAGTAAATAAGCGTGATGTAAATCCACTAAAAGCTTATGTAATTGATGATGGTTGGCAAGATAGTCGTCGTCCGGAATCAGATTGGTCAGATAAGGTTTGGAAGATAAACGATAAGTTCTCTTCTAATTTAGTAGATACATACAGAGTTGTTGATTCTCTTGATGCAATGCTTGGTGTTTGGTTAAGTCCAGCCAGTATTTTAGGAGCATTACCCATGGTTGAAAAAATGGGTGATCAGGGGCTGGAAAAACTAGGGAGATCGATGTCTATGACCGGGCCTAAGTATATGCAGATGTTAGAGGATAGAATTCTTGAACTTGAAAAAGGAGGTGTAAGTTATTTTAAATTCGATGGCCTTTTTGGACATTTAAATATTCGCGATTTTGAATTGAAAGGACGTGGAACGCCGAGTATGCCGCAATTAGGTGTTGAAAATTTAGTAGAGAATGACAGTGTTTTAAGTGACCATAAATATGATGAATTGAAAACTTACTATCTGGTAAACGGCACAGAGCGTTTAATGGCCATATTTAAAAAAATGCACAAAGTTAACCCAGATGTGTTTGTTGCCATTACCAATGGAGCATATTTAAGTCCTTGGTGGTTACAATATATCGATGTTGTTTGGATGATTAATGCTGGTGATGCTGCAGAAGGAGGTACTAGAACTGACGAACTGGTTTACAGAGATGGTGTTTATTATGAAATATGGAATGAGGAAAATACAAAATTCCCGATGAGTTCTTTATTTAATCATGAGCCGAAGAAAGTAAAAACAGGTGAAGATCAAAGTATCTTTAAAGACTATTTGCTTATGAATATATCTAGAGGTACTGGGTTTATAGAGCTGTACTTAAAAACCGACGTATTATCAGATTCAGACTGGGATGTTGTTGCCGAAGGTTTAAAATGGAGTGAAGAGGTATTCCCTGTTTTCAAAAATGTAAAAATGCACGGAGGTAATCCTAAAAAATTGGACGTGTATGGGTATGCTGCCTGGAACGAAAATCAGGGGTATATCTCTATTCATAATCCATCAAATGAAAAAAGGGCTTATGCAATTAAGTTGGATAGAGTAATTGGCCTAAAGAGTGAAAAAGGTATCTATACATTAACCTCTCCAGTTGGAGAAGATACTTTAGATCTAAAGAACTTATATAATTATGGAGATAGCTTAAAATTGGAGTTAGAGCCTAAAGAGATACGTATTCTAAATTTTAATAAATAA
- a CDS encoding alpha-L-fucosidase, which produces MMSKYVLVLLLAVSFILPAQERDYYHEEIPEAFKERIAWFKEAKFGMFIHFGLYSQLGGEWKGKDIWGDAEWIQAHADIPAQEYAMLTHTFNPKNFSADEIAKLAKDSGMKYLVVTSKHHEGFALYDSKYTNFDVANTPFKGRDILKELKEACDKNGIKFGTYYSILDWHHISQERNIDGDSVQQRWKFTRMKLGKAKDYETFVRNQIKELIDNYDTDIIWFDGEWCDWWTDEMGLDLYNYIRSLKPSILVNNRFGTREKFEKDFGTPEDETPEDLLSYNWESCYTLNTSWGFKKNDHEWKSAETVYKMLHEINDKGGNFLLNIGPDGNGDVPKESVDILLEVGKMLEKK; this is translated from the coding sequence ATGATGAGCAAATATGTATTAGTTCTACTTTTGGCTGTTTCGTTTATACTACCAGCACAAGAAAGAGATTATTATCACGAAGAAATCCCTGAGGCCTTTAAAGAGCGCATAGCCTGGTTTAAGGAAGCTAAATTTGGGATGTTTATTCATTTTGGTCTTTATAGTCAGTTAGGTGGTGAATGGAAAGGAAAAGATATTTGGGGCGATGCAGAATGGATACAGGCTCATGCTGATATTCCAGCTCAGGAATACGCTATGCTTACTCATACGTTTAATCCGAAAAATTTTAGTGCAGATGAAATTGCAAAGCTTGCCAAAGACTCTGGTATGAAGTATTTGGTTGTTACTAGTAAGCATCATGAAGGTTTTGCTTTATACGATAGTAAGTATACCAATTTTGATGTTGCAAATACTCCTTTCAAAGGGAGAGATATATTAAAGGAATTGAAAGAAGCCTGTGATAAGAATGGTATTAAATTCGGTACCTATTACAGTATATTGGATTGGCACCATATAAGCCAAGAAAGAAATATTGACGGCGATAGTGTTCAGCAACGTTGGAAATTCACCAGAATGAAGCTTGGTAAGGCTAAAGATTATGAAACTTTTGTAAGAAATCAGATTAAAGAATTAATTGATAATTATGATACAGACATTATCTGGTTTGATGGAGAATGGTGCGATTGGTGGACAGATGAAATGGGGCTTGATTTATACAATTATATACGCAGTTTAAAACCAAGTATTCTTGTTAACAATCGATTTGGTACTCGTGAAAAATTCGAAAAGGATTTTGGAACACCGGAAGATGAAACACCTGAAGATCTTTTAAGTTATAACTGGGAATCTTGCTATACTTTAAATACGTCTTGGGGATTCAAGAAGAATGACCATGAATGGAAATCTGCTGAAACAGTATATAAAATGTTACATGAAATAAATGATAAAGGAGGAAACTTTCTTTTAAATATAGGCCCTGATGGTAATGGAGATGTGCCAAAAGAAAGTGTAGATATATTGTTGGAGGTCGGTAAAATGTTAGAGAAGAAGTAA
- a CDS encoding LacI family DNA-binding transcriptional regulator — translation MKTVTLKQIAEKLNISVTTVSKALKDYPDVSKTTRQRVLDLAQSLDYTPNSFAVSLRMQQSKTIGVIIPDTVHHFFSNVIKGILKEAEKNDYMVILMQSNESFELEKKQIDLLLSKGVDGILVSLSNNTKKFDHLQKVINYGVPLVLFDKISKTLKCSKVFIDDRKAAYDAVTYLINKGHKRIAHFRGDLNPQNSIDRFLGYKQALLDNNISFDPTLVYMCNNNADFDDGYKNAEMLLKDHGNTVDAIFTITDLIAIGIMKYFDDHGIRVPEDIALFGFSNWFMSSVISPGLSTVEQHAFQIGEESAHILFYEIKSKMNDTPIEHQTVVIPTEMIFRESS, via the coding sequence ATGAAAACTGTAACCTTGAAGCAAATTGCCGAAAAGTTAAATATTTCGGTTACGACCGTTTCAAAAGCATTAAAAGATTACCCAGACGTTAGCAAAACTACAAGACAACGTGTTTTAGATTTGGCTCAGTCACTGGATTATACCCCTAACTCCTTTGCAGTCAGTTTAAGAATGCAGCAATCTAAAACAATTGGTGTTATTATACCAGATACGGTTCATCACTTTTTTTCAAATGTTATAAAGGGCATATTAAAAGAAGCAGAAAAGAATGATTATATGGTTATTCTTATGCAGTCTAACGAAAGTTTTGAACTAGAAAAGAAGCAAATTGATTTGCTATTGAGTAAGGGGGTAGATGGTATTTTGGTGTCCTTGTCAAATAATACCAAGAAGTTTGATCATTTACAGAAAGTAATTAATTATGGTGTACCACTTGTTCTGTTTGACAAGATTTCTAAAACACTAAAATGTAGCAAGGTGTTTATCGATGATAGGAAAGCAGCTTATGATGCTGTGACCTATTTGATTAATAAAGGACATAAACGTATAGCACATTTTAGAGGTGATTTAAATCCTCAAAATTCAATTGATCGTTTTTTAGGATATAAACAAGCTTTACTGGATAACAATATTTCTTTTGATCCAACTTTAGTTTATATGTGTAATAATAATGCTGATTTTGATGACGGATATAAAAATGCAGAAATGCTATTAAAAGATCATGGAAATACGGTTGATGCTATTTTTACCATTACCGATTTAATTGCTATTGGTATTATGAAATACTTTGATGATCATGGTATTCGGGTACCTGAAGATATTGCATTGTTTGGTTTTAGTAATTGGTTTATGTCATCTGTTATAAGTCCCGGACTTTCAACTGTAGAACAGCATGCTTTTCAAATAGGAGAGGAATCTGCTCATATTTTGTTTTATGAAATAAAGAGTAAAATGAATGATACTCCTATAGAACACCAGACAGTTGTTATTCCAACAGAAATGATTTTTCGAGAATCGAGTTAA
- a CDS encoding MFS transporter, whose amino-acid sequence MKNLGIKVALFINYFVFAILLNSVGIVIKQAIDNYEVLETRASALEAFKDLPIAIVSFLVASFLPKIGYKKSMLFALLLVFFGCFYMYYGNSFASTKVLFLTIGIAFALIKVSVYSMIGLLTKSTKEHSSFMSIIEGFFMIGIASAYFIFPAFFDNKNPNAWLNVYLFLAGLIALSFFILLFSKINVKPEISNKTITQDFMGMIKLIISPLVIFFVLSAFLFVMVEQGIMTWLPTFNKKVLSLSDSLSVQMASILAISLAVGRLLAGMIVKRISWLVITTICIIISMIIVVAILPNIFELKTTEITSVTKITFTGFIFPIIGLFIAPIYPLINSVVLSALPKQLHSAMTGLIVIFSALGGTFGSRIIGYLFEHIGGHKAFYFMLIPMTILIISLIMLNKTIRKHEVIC is encoded by the coding sequence ATGAAGAATTTAGGAATTAAAGTTGCCTTATTCATTAATTATTTTGTCTTCGCAATTCTATTAAATAGTGTAGGAATTGTAATTAAACAAGCGATTGATAATTATGAAGTCTTAGAAACCCGTGCCAGTGCTTTAGAGGCTTTTAAAGACCTTCCTATTGCAATTGTTTCTTTCTTGGTGGCTTCATTCTTACCTAAAATAGGATACAAAAAAAGTATGCTTTTCGCTTTATTATTGGTTTTTTTTGGTTGTTTTTACATGTATTATGGTAACTCTTTTGCTTCTACAAAAGTGCTATTCTTAACCATAGGAATAGCCTTTGCCTTAATTAAAGTATCTGTGTATTCAATGATAGGCTTACTAACCAAATCTACTAAAGAACATAGTAGTTTTATGAGTATTATAGAGGGTTTTTTTATGATTGGTATTGCATCTGCTTATTTCATTTTTCCTGCATTTTTCGACAATAAAAACCCGAATGCATGGTTGAATGTTTACCTGTTTTTAGCTGGATTAATCGCATTATCATTCTTCATTCTGTTATTTTCTAAAATTAATGTAAAACCTGAAATATCGAATAAAACCATTACTCAAGATTTTATGGGTATGATTAAACTTATTATTTCTCCTTTGGTTATCTTTTTTGTTCTCAGCGCATTTCTATTTGTTATGGTAGAACAAGGAATTATGACCTGGTTACCTACATTTAACAAAAAAGTTTTATCCTTAAGCGATTCACTAAGTGTACAAATGGCCAGTATCCTTGCTATATCCTTAGCTGTTGGAAGATTACTAGCTGGAATGATAGTAAAAAGAATATCCTGGTTAGTCATTACCACAATATGTATAATCATTTCAATGATTATAGTTGTCGCTATCTTACCTAATATATTTGAATTAAAAACAACCGAAATAACCAGTGTTACAAAAATTACTTTTACTGGCTTTATTTTTCCAATAATAGGTCTATTTATAGCCCCTATATACCCTTTAATTAATTCCGTTGTGCTTTCTGCTTTACCCAAACAATTACATAGTGCAATGACTGGACTAATTGTTATTTTTTCTGCGCTAGGAGGAACTTTTGGCTCCAGAATTATTGGGTACTTATTCGAGCATATTGGAGGACACAAGGCCTTTTACTTTATGCTAATTCCTATGACCATCCTTATTATCTCCCTTATAATGCTAAATAAAACTATTAGAAAACATGAAGTTATTTGTTAA